The Vicia villosa cultivar HV-30 ecotype Madison, WI linkage group LG1, Vvil1.0, whole genome shotgun sequence genome includes a region encoding these proteins:
- the LOC131630343 gene encoding ABC transporter B family member 11-like, translated as MQFPNSLLYKILTTIHAPLTTIFQLAIVFVSSFIHSFILATATFLSSPFSSKEMDADVASNQQVVESGSKQDSEKRKAKDETTNTVPLYKLFSFADSLDHLLMFVGTVGAIGNGISMPLMTLIFGNMINAFGGSSSTKEVVDQVSKVSLKFVYLGVGTFVASFLQLTCWMITGERQAARIRGLYLQTILRQDVSFFDKETNTGEVVGRMSGDTVLIQDAMGEKVGQFLQLMATFFGGFVIAFIKGWLLTLVMMSCIPLLVLSGAMMSMVIAKASSTGQEAYSKAATVVEQTIGSIRTVASFTGEKQAIAKYDQSLLDAYTSVVKEALASGLGFGSLYFVFIASYGLAVWFGGKMVIEKGYTGGEVVTVIFAVLTGSLSLGQASPSLSAFASGQAAAFKMFETIKRKPEIDAYDTTGRKLDDIRGDIELREVCFSYPTRPDELIFDGFSLTIPSGTTVALVGQSGSGKSTVVSLVERFYDPQAGEVLIDGINLKEFQLKWIRQKIGLVSQEPVLFTCSIKENIAYGKDGATDEEIRAAAELANAAKFIDKLPQGLDTMVGEHGTQLSGGQKQRVAIARAILKDPRILLLDEATSALDAESERIVQEALDRIMVNRTTVIVAHRLSTIKNADTIAVIHQGKIIERGSHAQLTRVPDGAYSQLIRLQEMKGSEQNVENDTSKSNSIVLSERRPSQRSLLSRSISQLSSGDGNSGRHSFSASFGVPTAIVGFPETAEGGPQAPLSTISSPPEVPLYRLAYLNKPEIPVLLMGTIAAILHGAILPTFGLLLSKMISIFYEPHDELRHDSKVWALIFVGLGVASLFIFPCRFYFFGIAGGKLIKRLRKMCFEKVVHMEVSWFDKAEHSSGAIGARLSTDAASIRALVGDALGLLVENIATAIAGLVIAFVASWQLALIILALVPLLGLNGFLQVKFLKGFSTDAKKLYEEASQVANDAVGSIRTVASFCSEEKVMELYKQKCEGPIKTGIRRGIVSGFGFGVSFLVLYAVYACSFYAGARLVEDGKSSFSDVFRVFFALSMAAIGLSQSGSLVPDSTKAKSAAASIFAILDRKSLIDPSDESGITLEEVKGEIEFKHVSFKYPTRPDIQIFTDLCLNIHSGKTVALVGESGSGKSTVISLIQRFYDPDSGHITLDGKEIQNLQVKWLRQQMGLVSQEPVLFNDTIRANIAYGKGGDASEAEIIAAAESANAHNFISSLQKGYDTIVGERGVQLSGGQKQRVAIARAIVKNPKILLLDEATSALDAESEKVVQDALDRVMVERTTIIVAHRLSTIKGADLIAVVKNGVIAEKGKHETLLHKGGDYASLVALHTHRGASSS; from the exons ATGCAGTTTCCAAATTCTCTACTATATAAGATCCTAACAACAATACATGCTCCACTCACAACCATTTTTCAACTagcaattgtttttgtttcttcattcattcattcattcattcttgCTACGGCTACTTTTCTATCTTCACCTTTTAGTTCCAAGGAAATGGATGCAGATGTTGCAAGTAATCAGCAAGTAGTGGAATCTGGAAGCAAGCAAGATTCAGAGAAGAGAAAAGCTAAAGATGAAACCACTAATACAGTTCCATTGTACAAGCTTTTCTCATTTGCTGATTCTTTGGAtcatttgttgatgtttgttgggACTGTTGGTGCTATTGGGAATGGAATCTCTATGCCTTTAATGACATTGATATTTGGAAATATGATCAATGCATTTGGAGGATCTTCAAGCACTAAAGAAGTTGTTGATCAAGTTTCCAAG GTGTCCTTGAAATTCGTATACTTAGGCGTGGGGACGTTCGTTGCGTCTTTTTTGC AATTGACTTGCTGGATGATCACTGGTGAGAGACAGGCGGCAAGAATCAGAGGCTTATACCTCCAAACTATTTTGAGACAAGATGTGAGTTTCTTTGATAAGGAAACTAATACTGGAGAGGTTGTCGGAAGAATGTCGGGTGATACTGTTCTAATTCAAGATGCCATGGGGGAGAAG GTGGGACAGTTTCTACAGCTGATGGCTACATTCTTTGGAGGTTTTGTGATAGCATTCATCAAGGGGTGGCTTTTGACTCTTGTGATGATGTCTTGTATTCCACTTCTTGTTTTGTCTGGTGCTATGATGAGCATGGTTATTGCGAAAGCATCATCAACTGGACAAGAAGCTTATTCCAAAGCAGCAACTGTAGTAGAGCAGACAATAGGTTCTATTCGAACT GTTGCGTCTTTCACCGGAGAGAAACAAGCCATAGCTAAATATGATCAGTCTTTACTTGATGCTTACACAAGTGTAGTAAAAGAGGCACTAGCTTCTGGTTTGGGATTTGGTTCACTCTACTTTGTTTTTATTGCCAGCTATGGTTTGGCAGTATGGTTTGGAGGGAAAATGGTAATAGAGAAAGGTTATACAGGAGGGGAGGTTGTGACTGTAATTTTTGCTGTATTGACCGGATCCCT GTCTCTGGGGCAGGCATCACCAAGCTTGAGTGCATTTGCTTCAGGACAAGCTGCAGCATTTAAGATGTTTGAGACGATTAAAAGGAAGCCGGAAATTGATGCTTACGACACAACCGGGAGAAAGCTTGATGACATTCGGGGAGACATTGAGCTTAGGGAGGTTTGCTTTAGTTATCCTACAAGACCGGATGAACTGATATTCGATGGATTTTCTCTTACAATACCAAGTGGGACTACTGTAGCTTTGGTAGGGCAAAGTGGAAGTGGAAAATCCACAGTTGTCAGTTTGGTTGAGAGATTTTATGATCCACAGGCTGGCGAAGTTCTCATTGATGGTATCAACCTTAAAGAATTTCAACTAAAATGGATCAGACAGAAAATAGGCCTAgtcagccaggaaccggttctcTTTACTTGTAGCATTAAAGAGAATATTGCCTATGGAAAGGATGGCGCCACCGATGAAGAAATCAGAGCTGCCGCAGAACTTGCTAATGCTGCCAAATTTATAGATAAACTTCCTCAG GGACTAGACACAATGGTTGGTGAACATGGAACTCAGCTCTCGGGTGGTCAAAAGCAAAGAGTTGCAATTGCGAGAGCAATTTTGAAAGATCCAAGAATCTTACTTCTTGATGAAGCTACAAGTGCCCTTGATGCCGAATCTGAGAGAATTGTACAAGAGGCGTTGGACAGAATAATGGTGAACCGAACAACTGTTATTGTAGCTCACCGCTTAAGTACCATAAAGAATGCTGATACCATTGCTGTTATTCATCAAGGAAAAATAATTGAAAGAG GTTCACATGCTCAGCTCACAAGGGTTCCTGATGGAGCCTATAGCCAGCTCATTAGGCTGCAAGAAATGAAAGGGTCAGAACAGAATGTTGAAAATGACACAAGCAAGTCAAACAGTATAGTGCTATCTGAAAGACGACCGAGTCAAAGATCTTTATTGTCAAGATCTATAAGCCAACTGTCATCTGGAGATGGTAACAGCGGTCGTCACTCATTCTCAGCGTCATTTGGTGTGCCCACCGCAATAGTTGGCTTTCCAGAAACTGCCGAAGGTGGACCTCAGGCTCCTCTTTCAACGATTTCTTCACCACCGGAAGTGCCACTTTATCGCCTGGCCTATTTAAACAAACCCGAGATTCCTGTCTTACTTATGGGGACTATAGCTGCAATTCTGCATGGTGCAATATTACCGACTTTCGGCCTCTTACTTTCCAAAATGATAAGTATTTTCTACGAGCCACATGACGAACTTCGTCACGATTCAAAAGTTTGGGCATTAATATTTGTTGGGCTCGGTGTTGCGTCGTTATTCATTTTTCCATGTCGATTCTACTTTTTTGGCATTGCTGGAGGTAAGTTGATCAAAAGGCTCAGGAAAATGTGTTTTGAGAAGGTAGTTCACATGGAAGTAAGTTGGTTTGATAAAGCCGAGCATTCAAGTGGAGCAATTGGAGCAAGGCTTTCTACTGATGCAGCTTCGATTCGAGCTTTGGTTGGCGATGCACTTGGTTTACTGGTTGAAAATATTGCTACAGCTATTGCCGGCTTGGTAATTGCTTTTGTAGCTAGCTGGCAGCTTGCTCTTATAATCCTTGCTTTGGTGCCTCTCCTAGGACTAAATGGATTTTTGCAAGTGAAGTTCTTGAAAGGGTTCAGCACAGATGCGAAG AAATTGTACGAGGAAGCGAGTCAAGTGGCTAATGATGCAGTAGGAAGCATAAGAACAGTTGCATCTTTCTGTTCTGAAGAGAAGGTGATGGAATTATATAAGCAAAAATGTGAGGGACCAATTAAGACGGGCATAAGGCGAGGGATAGTAAGCGGATTTGGTTTCGGAGTATCATTCTTGGTGTTGTATGCAGTATATGCATGCAGTTTTTATGCTGGAGCGCGTCTCGTTGAGGATGGAAAATCTTCATTCTCAGATGTTTTTCGC GTCTTTTTTGCTTTAAGCATGGCAGCTATTGGACTTTCTCAATCTGGGTCGTTGGTACCTGATTCAACTAAGGCCAAAAGTGCAGCTGCTTCCATATTTGCTATTCTTGATAGGAAATCACTCATAGATCCAAGTGATGAATCAGGAATCACATTGGAAGAAGTCAAAGGAGAAATTGAGTTTAAGCATGTCAGTTTCAAGTATCCTACTAGACCCGATATTCAAATATTCACAGATCTTTGCTTGAACATTCATAGCGGCAAG ACAGTTGCGCTGGTTGGAGAAAGTGGAAGTGGAAAATCAACCGTGATCTCATTGATACAAAGATTTTATGATCCAGATTCAGGTCACATTACACTTGATGGAAAAGAAATCCAAAATCTGCAAGTGAAATGGCTAAGACAACAAATGGGACTAGTAAGCCAAGAGCCTGTTTTGTTTAATGACACTATCAGAGCCAATATTGCATATGGAAAAGGCGGAGATGCATCCGAGGCAGAGATCATAGCTGCAGCAGAATCGGCAAATGCTCACAACTTCATTAGTAGTTTGCAGAAG GGTTACGACACGATAGTAGGAGAGAGAGGAGTTCAGTTATCTGGGGGACAGAAGCAGCGTGTGGCAATTGCGAGAGCTATAGTGAAGAATCCAAAAATACTATTACTAGATGAAGCAACAAGTGCACTTGATGCTGAGTCTGAGAAGGTGGTTCAAGATGCACTTGACCGCGTTATGGTGGAGCGAACGACAATAATAGTTGCTCACAGGTTATCGACGATTAAGGGTGCAGATTTAATAGCAGTAGTTAAGAATGGTGTGATAGCAGAGAAAGGAAAACATGAAACATTGCTACATAAGGGTGGTGACTATGCTTCATTAGTGGCATTGCACACACATAGAGGTGCTTCTTCATCTTAG
- the LOC131630353 gene encoding ABC transporter B family member 11-like has protein sequence MAMDISLEGDIASIQSVEDHESKKDSDKSKAKDETTNTVPLYKLFSFADPLDRLLMFAGTIGAIGNGISIPLMILIFGNLINAFGDSTSSKVVDEVSKVSLKFVYLGAGTFVASFLQLACWMITGERQAARIRGLYLKTILRQDVSFFDKETNTGEVVGRMSGDTVLIKDAMGEKVGQFIQFVSTFIGGFVIAFTKGWLLTVVMLSSIPLLVLSGAMTGTVIAKASSAGQAAYSKSAGVVEQTIGSIRTVASFTGEKQAIAKYNQSLIKVYNTSVQEALASGVGFGSLFFVFICSYGLAVWFGGKLIIEKGYTGGDVMTVIFAVLTGSMCLGQTSPSLSAFAAGQAAAFKMFETIKRNPEIDAYDTTGRRLDEVRGDIELREVCFSYPTRPDELIFNGFSLAIPSGTTVALVGQSGSGKSTVVSLIERFYDPQSGEILIDGVNLKEFQLKWIRQKIGLVSQEPVLFTCSIKENIAYGKDGATDEEIRAVAELANAAKFIDKLPQGLDTMVGEHGTQLSGGQKQRVAIARAILKDPRILLLDEATSALDAESERIVQEALDRIMINRTTIIVAHRLSTIRNVDTIAVIHEGKIVERGSHVELIKDPNGAYSQLIRLQEMKGSEQIQNEETDTNKSNSIVHSGRLSSQRSFSIRSISQGSPGNSDRRSFSTSYVAPITDGFLENADGGPQASPSKKTSPPEVPLYRLAYFNKPEISVLLMGTIAAVLHGVIMPVFGLLLSKMISIFYKPADELRHDSKFWAIVFVAVAVASLIVIPCRFYFFGVAGGKLIQRIRKTCFEKVVHMEVSWFDETDHSSGALGARLSTDAASVRALVGDALGLLVQNIATAIAGLVIAFGASWQLAFVVLALAPLLGLNGYVQIKVLKGFSADAKKLYEEASQVANDAVGSIRTVASFCAEEKVMELYQEKCEGPIKKGIRRGIISGFGFGLSFFMLYAVYACCFYAGARLVEDGKSKFSDVFLVFFALSMTAMGVSQSGTLAPDSSNAKSAVASIFAILDQKSQIDPSDESGMTLENAKGEIEFNHVSFKYPTRPDVQIFTDLCLNIHSGKTVALVGESGSGKSTVISLLQRFYDPDSGHITLDGVEIQRMQVKWLRQQMGLVSQEPVLFNDTVRANIAYGKGGDATEAEIVAAAELANAHQFISSLQKGYDTIVGERGIQLSGGQKQRVAIARAMVKNPKILLLDEATSALDAESEKVVQDALDCVMVERTTIIIAHRLSTIKGADLIAVVKNGVIAEKGKHEKLLHKAGDYASLVALYTHRGASSS, from the exons ATGGCAATGGATATCAGTTTGGAAGGAGATATTGCGAGTATTCAATCAGTTGAAGATCATGAAAGCAAGAAAGATTCAGATAAGAGCAAGGCCAAAGACGAAACCACCAACACAGTACCATTATACAAGCTTTTCTCATTTGCTGATCCTTTGGATCGTTTATTGATGTTTGCGGGGACTATCGGTGCTATTGGGAATGGAATCTCTATACCCTTGATGATTTTAATATTTGGAAATTTGATCAATGCATTTGGAGATTCCACAAGCTCAAAAGTTGTTGATGAAGTCTCCAAG GTGTCTTTGAAATTTGTATACTTGGGAGCAGGCACCTTTGTTGCATCATTTTTGC AATTGGCTTGCTGGATGATCACCGGGGAGAGACAGGCTGCAAGAATTAGAGGCTTATACCTTAAAACAATTTTGAGGCAAGATGTGAGTTTCTTTGATAAAGAAACTAATACTGGAGAGGTTGTTGGAAGAATGTCAGGTGATACTGTTCTTATTAAAGATGCCATGGGAGAAAAG GTGGGACAGTTCATACAGTTTGTGTCAACTTTCATAGGAGGTTTTGTCATAGCATTCACTAAAGGATGGCTTCTAACTGTTGTTATGCTATCTAGTATACCTCTTCTTGTCTTGTCTGGTGCTATGACGGGTACGGTAATTGCAAAAGCATCGTCGGCTGGACAAGCAGCTTATTCTAAATCAGCAGGTGTAGTAGAGCAGACAATAGGTTCCATCCGAACT GTTGCATCATTCACTGGGGAGAAACAAGCTATAGCTAAATATAATCAGTCCTTAATCAAGGTCTACAATACTTCAGTGCAAGAGGCACTAGCATCGGGTGTCGGGTTTGGATCACTCTTTTTTGTATTTATCTGCAGTTATGGTTTGGCTGTATGGTTTGGTGGGAAATTGATCATCGAGAAAGGATATACAGGAGGGGATGTTATGACTGTAATTTTTGCTGTATTAACTGGTTCAAT GTGTCTTGGGCAGACATCTCCAAGCTTAAGTGCTTTTGCTGCAGGACAAGCTGCAGCCTTTAAGATGTTTGAAACGATTAAAAGGAATCCGGAAATTGATGCCTACGACACTACTGGGCGAAGGCTTGATGAAGTTCGCGGAGACATAGAGCTTAGGGAGGTTTGCTTTAGTTATCCTACAAGACCAGATGAACTGATATTCAATGGATTTTCTCTTGCAATACCAAGTGGGACTACTGTAGCTTTGGTAGGGCAAAGTGGGAGTGGGAAATCCACAGTTGTTAGTTTGATAGAGAGATTTTATGATCCACAAAGTGGTGAAATTCTTATCGATGGTGTTAACCTCAAAGAGTTTCAACTAAAATGGATCAGACAGAAAATAGGCCTAGTTAGCCAGGAACCGGTTCTCTTCACTTGTAGCATTAAAGAGAATATCGCCTATGGAAAGGATGGTGCTACTGATGAAGAAATCAGAGCTGTAGCAGAACTTGCTAATGCCGCCAAATTTATTGATAAGCTTCCACAG GGACTTGACACGATGGTTGGTGAGCATGGAACTCAGCTCTCTGGAGGTCAAAAGCAAAGAGTTGCAATTGCCAGAGCAATTTTGAAAGATCCAAGAATATTACTTCTTGATGAAGCTACAAGTGCCCTTGATGCAGAATCTGAGAGAATTGTACAAGAGGCGTTGGACAGGATAATGATAAATCGGACAACTATCATTGTAGCTCACCGCTTAAGCACTATAAGGAATGTTGATACCATTGCTGTAATTCATGAAGGAAAAATTGTTGAAAGAG GTTCACATGTTGAGCTCATCAAAGATCCTAATGGAGCCTATAGCCAGCTTATTAGGCTGCAAGAAATGAAGGGATCAGAACAGATTCAAAATGAAGAAACTGACACAAACAAGTCCAACAGTATTGTGCATTCTGGAAGATTATCAAGTCAAAGAtctttttccataagatcaataAGCCAAGGGTCACCTGGAAACAGCGATCGTCGCTCTTTCTCAACATCATATGTTGCACCTATAACAGATGGCTTCTTAGAAAATGCAGATGGTGGACCTCAAGCTTCTCCTTCAAAAAAAACTTCACCGCCCGAAGTGCCACTTTATCGCTTGGCATATTTTAACAAACCCGAGATTTCAGTCTTGTTAATGGGAACTATAGCTGCAGTGCTACATGGAGTTATAATGCCTGTTTTTGGGCTCTTACTTTCTAAAATGATTAGTATTTTCTACAAGCCAGCTGATGAACTTCGTCATGATTCAAAATTTTGGGCAATAGTGTTTGTAGCAGTTGCCGTGGCATCATTAATCGTTATTCCATGTAGATTCTACTTTTTTGGTGTTGCTGGAGGTAAGTTGATCCAAAGGATCCGAAAAACGTGTTTTGAGAAAGTTGTTCACATGGAAGTAAGTTGGTTTGATGAGACTGATCATTCAAGCGGAGCACTTGGAGCAAGGCTCTCCACTGATGCAGCATCAGTTAGAGCTCTTGTTGGGGATGCACTTGGTTTGCTGGTTCAAAATATCGCTACAGCAATAGCTGGCTTGGTTATTGCTTTTGGAGCGAGCTGGCAGCTCGCTTTCGTCGTCCTCGCTTTGGCGCCTCTATTAGGACTAAATGGATATGTGCAAATAAAAGTCTTGAAAGGATTCAGTGCAGATGCCAAG AAATTGTATGAGGAAGCAAGTCAAGTGGCGAATGATGCTGTAGGGAGTATAAGAACAGTTGCTTCTTTTTGTGCCGAAGAGAAAGTGATGGAATTATATCAGGAAAAATGCGAGGGACCAATTAAGAAAGGCATACGGCGAGGGATAATAAGTGGATTTGGTTTTGGTTTATCATTCTTCATGCTGTATGCAGTTTATGCATGCTGTTTTTACGCTGGAGCTCGACTTGTAGAGGATGGAAAATCTAAATTCTCAGATGTTTTCCTT GTCTTTTTTGCTCTCAGCATGACAGCTATGGGAGTCTCACAATCTGGAACCTTGGCCCCTGATTCATCTAATGCAAAAAGTGCTGTTGCTTCCATATTTGCTATTCTTGACCAGAAGTCACAAATAGACCCTAGTGATGAATCTGGAATGACACTGGAAAATGCCAAGGGAGAAATTGAGTTTAACCATGTCAGTTTCAAGTATCCTACTAGACCTGATGTTCAAATATTCACAGATCTTTGCTTGAACATTCATAGTGGCAAG ACAGTTGCACTGGTTGGAGAAAGTGGAAGTGGAAAATCAACAGTGATCTCATTACTACAAAGGTTTTACGACCCCGACTCAGGCCATATTACACTCGATGGAGTAGAAATTCAAAGGATGCAAGTGAAATGGTTAAGACAACAAATGGGACTAGTTAGCCAAGAGCCAGTTCTTTTCAATGACACAGTTCGAGCCAATATTGCATACGGAAAAGGCGGAGATGCAACGGAAGCAGAAATTGTAGCTGCAGCAGAATTGGCAAATGCTCACCAGTTCATCAGTAGTTTGCAGAAG GGTTATGACACGATAGTAGGCGAGAGAGGAATTCAGTTATCCGGGGGACAGAAGCAGCGCGTGGCAATTGCGAGAGCTATGGTGAAGAATCCAAAAATACTATTACTAGATGAAGCAACAAGTGCACTTGATGCTGAGTCTGAGAAGGTGGTTCAAGATGCACTTGACTGCGTTATGGTGGAGCGAACGACAATAATAATTGCTCACAGGTTATCGACGATTAAGGGTGCAGATTTAATAGCAGTAGTTAAAAATGGTGTGATAGCAGAGAAAGGAAAACATGAAAAATTGCTACATAAGGCTGGTGACTATGCTTCTTTAGTAGCATTATACACACATAGAGGCGCTTCTTCATCTTAG